The window GCCTACGTCTGGAAGCAGGACGGCGCGGTTGTTGACGGCCCCACCGCGATTACGACGCCGAACACGATTACGTTGACGGTCGACCCGGCCGCGGTGGGCGTGGGCATGTACGATTACAACACGGAGATCACGGACCAGGTCGGGACAGCGCCGTCCGGCACGGCGGTGGTCACCATCGCGGACCCGCTGACCATTACGGACGACCTCGAAGACGCGACGGCGCGCAACGACCAGCCGTTCGAGTGGTCGATCGGCGTGGCTGGCGGCCTTGGCACGGTGACCATTCAGTGGCAGAAGGACGACGGCACGAAGGCGTTCGTCAATCTGGCTGACGGAGGCAACATCTCCGGCACGACGACCACGACGCTGTCGCTGGATCCCGCGGTCTGGGCGGATGCGGGCCTCTATCAGGTAGCAGTGTCTGACGCCAACGTGACCGTGTACTCCTCGATTGCCGAGTTGACGGTGGTCCAGGGCGTGCCTGCCGCCGGCGTGCTCGGGTTGGCGGTGCTGACCGTCCTGAGCGCGTTGGGCGGCGCCGCGGCGCTGCGCCGCCGCAAATAGCGGCTTCGTATCGCGGCTGACGCGAAGAAGCGTTCATTCAAGGCCGCCGGTCCTCGAGTCGAGGGCCGGCGGCCTTCGCCCTTTCCTTGCCATGGCGGGTCTCATGAGCGGGTGATTTCCGCCAGCCTCAGTTCGCCCGCTTTCCGGGTTCTGTTGTCGCGCGCCACCCGTCCCGTTTATGATCCGGCCCTCCTTGACCGCGAACCCGATGGCAAGAGGGAGTTCCGTGCATGACCGTTGAGACCTCTTACCCGAAAGACAAAATCCGCGTGCTCCTGCTCGAGGGCGTACACCCGGATGCCGTGGCGCGTCTGCGCGAAGAGTCTTTCAGCATCGACGTGGAGAAGCGCGCCCTCAGTGAAGCGGAGTTGCTGGACCGGGCCGCCGAATACCACCTCATCGGGATACGCTCGAAGACCTGCCTCCCGGAGCGCGTCATACGGAAAGCGCGCCGCCTGCTGGCCGTAGGCGCGTTCTGTATCGGCACGAACCAGGTCGATACGGGCGCAGCCCGGTCGGCAGGCGTGCCCGTCTTCAATGCGCCCCACTCGAACACGCGCAGCGTCGCCGAACTCGTGATCGCCGGCATTCTGATGCTCTTTCGCAACCTGTACGACAAGATCCGCTCGGCGCACCAGGGTGAGTGGCACAAGAGTGCGCGCGGCAGCGTCGAGGTGCGCGGCAAGACCGTCGGCATCGTCGGCTACGGGCATATCGGCAGCCAGGTGTCCATTCTCGCCGAAGCGCTCGGCATGCGCGTGCTCTACCACGACATTGCCGACAAGCTCGCGCTCGGCAACGCAGCGCGCGCCGCTGATTTGCGCGACCTGCTCGAAAACAGCGACGTGGTCACCGTGCACGTGCCCGGCGATCCGGGCAACGCGGGCATGATCGGCGGCGAGGAAATCGGCTGGATGAAGCAGGGCTCGTTCCTGATCAACACGAGCCGCGGTTTCGTCGTGGACGTGGACGCATTGCGCGCGGCTCTTGTGTCAAAGCATCTCGCCGGGGCGGCACTGGACGTATTCCCCCAGGAACCCGGTTCGGACGCAGACCCGTTCGTCTCGCCGCTGCAGGGCATGCCCAACGTCATCTTGACGCCGCATATCGGCGGATCTACGCAGGAAGCGCAGCGCAATATCGGGCTTGAAGTCTCGGGCAAGCTGATCCGCTTTACCAACAACGGGTCGACCGAAGGCGCGGTCAATTTCCCGAACGTGATTCTGCCGGAATTGATACATCACCATCGTATCCTCCATATTCACCGCAATGTGCCCGGCGTGCTGCAGCATGTGAATGCCCTGTTCGGCGAGGCGGGCATCAACGTCGCGGCCCAGCATCTGCGCACGCAGGAAGACGTGGGCTATCTGATCATGGACATAGCCAAGACGGCCACGCGTGCCATGATCCGCGAACTGGCGCGGCTGCCGGAGACCATCCGTGTCCGCGCCCTCTTTTGAGGAAAAGTCCCTGCGCCATCCCCGTTGCCTGACACATATCTTACAATCCCGTTGCGCTTGCCTGACCTCTTGCGCCGCCCCGCGCCGTATCGTCAGAGGCAGGGGCGCGGGCCCGGAATCCCGCGCCCGGCAAAAGGAGGATGATTCGATGAACGGACACAACGCCAAAAGTCATGGAAGCGTCAGGATGGTCCTGCGTTGCGCAGTCGTTGCGCTTGCCGTGGCCGCGACCTGGGGCCGCGTCGCGCAATGCCGCGAGATCGAGATGACCGCGGCTATAGGCACGCCCTTCGTGAAGGCGGGCGCGCCGCGGACGGCCTACGTCAAGGTGCGGCTGCGCGGCTTCGAAATCGAGCCGGGCGAGCGCGCGCCGGTGAACGTCGCCATCGTGCTGGACAAGTCCGGCTCCATGTCGGGCGAGAAACTCGAGCGCGCCAAGGACGCCGCCTGCATGGTGATGGACCGGCTCAACGCGCAGGACATTGTCTCCGTGATTGCGTATGACACCACCGTGTCCGTGCTGGTGCCGGCGACGAAGGTGGCGGATCGCGCCGTGATCATGGAACGCATCCGCGCGCTGGGTGCCGGGGGCAATACGGCTCTGTTCGCGGGGGTCAGCAAGGGCGCGGCGGAGGCCCGGAAGTTTCTCGACCTGGAGCGCGTCAATCGCATCGTGTTGCTTTCCGACGGGCTGGCGAATGTCGGCCCCAGCGCGCCGGAAGACCTGGGCGACCTCGGGGCCTCGCTGTTTTGCTCCGGGATTTGTGTGACGACCATCGGGCTCGGCCTCGACTACAACGAGGACCTGATGGCGCTGCTGGCGAAACGGAGCAACGGAAGCCATCTCTTCGCGGCGGAAGCGGGTGACCTCGCGCACAAGTTCAATCTCGAATTCGGCGACGTACTCACCGCCGTCGCGCAGGACGCGGGCGTCAGCATCGAATGCGCCCCGGGCGTGCGCCCCGTGCGGGTGCTGGGCCGTGAAGGGTCCGTCGACGGACAGCGGGTCACCGTCGATTTCGGCCAACTGTTCAGCGGCCAGGACAAGTACGTAATCGTGGAGCTGGAGGTGCCTGCCGGCGCGGCGGGCGAAGAAGCCCTCGTCGGCGAAGTCGAGTCCCGGTGTCTCAACCTGATTTCCCGGGAATGGGAGCGGCACACGGGCCGGATTGCCGTGAAATTCACGGATTCCGACGCGGAAGTGGAGCAGCACACCGACGCGAATGTCATGGTCTCGGTGGTCCGGCAAATCGGGGCCGAGCGCAACGCGGCGGCGCGCGTCTTGCGCGACCAGGGCAAGATCGAGGAAGCGCGCCGCGCCCTGGTCGACAATTCGGCCTGGTTCTTCGACAACTCGGTCCGTTTTGACTCGGAGCAGTTGCGGGAGGATGCGCAGGCAAACGAACTGGACGCGCAGAACCTCGACGACGCGGAATGGCGTGAGCGCCGCAAGGTCATGCTCGAGAATCAAAGCGCGCAGCAGCTACAGTCCCTCGGCTATGTCGAGTAGAATGGCCACAGCAAAGGGAGGCTCCGGGCCGCTTGAAGATTCGATTGATAGTCATTCTGGCGCTATTGGTGCTTGCGCCGCTCACGCTGGTGGCCGTTCTCGGCGTGCGTGTCGCGCGCAGCGAACGGGAGATGGCCGTTCATCGTTGGCGGGAAATGCTGGCGGTCAGACTGACAGGCATCGACGAAGATATTCAGCAGTTTCTGCAGGCATACACGCGCCCATTTGCCGAGCGCGCGCTGACGGACGCCCACACGGCGGCGCTGTCCGATGAATTGGCGGCCACGGGCCTGGTCCGGCAACTTTTCGTGATTGCGGAAGACGGCACGCTGGCCTTTCCCCGGCTCTCCGCGGACAGCGGCCCCAAGCAACAGGAATTCTTCCGGCGCACGACGGAACTGTGGCGCAGCCGCGACCCGCTGTTTCACCCGCCGGATGCGGCCGCATTTGGCGCGCCCGGGGGCGCGCCGGCTCCCGCGCATCAGGTGATGCCCTTTCAGCAGACGCCTTACGGTTCGAGCGGCGGGCCGCAGCTTGCGAGCGGCTGGTACACGTGGTATTGGGGCGACGGGCTGAACTTCATCTTCTGGTGGCGTGACGGCTTGGGTCACACGGTGGGAGTCGAACTGGAGCGGATGCGGTTCATCGCGGACATCGTGGGCGCGCTGCCGGATACGGGATGGGACCAGCGCCTTCCGGAACGCATCGCATTGATGGATTCTCAGGGGCGCGTGCTGTATCAATGGGGGCACTACGAGCCCGCCGCAGCTGAACGGCCGTTCGTCACGTGCGCGCTCAGCCCGCCGCTGAGCGGCTGGAGCCTGAGCTACTACGCGCCGGCGGACTTCACGCCCGCCGCGGGCGGGCGCTCCGTCTGGTTCAATCTGACCGCGGGCGGCGCGGCGGCCGCGCTCGCGCTGATCGGCCTCGCGGCATATTTCTATCGCGAGAGTTC of the Candidatus Hydrogenedentota bacterium genome contains:
- the serA gene encoding phosphoglycerate dehydrogenase yields the protein MTVETSYPKDKIRVLLLEGVHPDAVARLREESFSIDVEKRALSEAELLDRAAEYHLIGIRSKTCLPERVIRKARRLLAVGAFCIGTNQVDTGAARSAGVPVFNAPHSNTRSVAELVIAGILMLFRNLYDKIRSAHQGEWHKSARGSVEVRGKTVGIVGYGHIGSQVSILAEALGMRVLYHDIADKLALGNAARAADLRDLLENSDVVTVHVPGDPGNAGMIGGEEIGWMKQGSFLINTSRGFVVDVDALRAALVSKHLAGAALDVFPQEPGSDADPFVSPLQGMPNVILTPHIGGSTQEAQRNIGLEVSGKLIRFTNNGSTEGAVNFPNVILPELIHHHRILHIHRNVPGVLQHVNALFGEAGINVAAQHLRTQEDVGYLIMDIAKTATRAMIRELARLPETIRVRALF
- a CDS encoding VWA domain-containing protein, coding for MVLRCAVVALAVAATWGRVAQCREIEMTAAIGTPFVKAGAPRTAYVKVRLRGFEIEPGERAPVNVAIVLDKSGSMSGEKLERAKDAACMVMDRLNAQDIVSVIAYDTTVSVLVPATKVADRAVIMERIRALGAGGNTALFAGVSKGAAEARKFLDLERVNRIVLLSDGLANVGPSAPEDLGDLGASLFCSGICVTTIGLGLDYNEDLMALLAKRSNGSHLFAAEAGDLAHKFNLEFGDVLTAVAQDAGVSIECAPGVRPVRVLGREGSVDGQRVTVDFGQLFSGQDKYVIVELEVPAGAAGEEALVGEVESRCLNLISREWERHTGRIAVKFTDSDAEVEQHTDANVMVSVVRQIGAERNAAARVLRDQGKIEEARRALVDNSAWFFDNSVRFDSEQLREDAQANELDAQNLDDAEWRERRKVMLENQSAQQLQSLGYVE
- a CDS encoding HAMP domain-containing histidine kinase; amino-acid sequence: MKIRLIVILALLVLAPLTLVAVLGVRVARSEREMAVHRWREMLAVRLTGIDEDIQQFLQAYTRPFAERALTDAHTAALSDELAATGLVRQLFVIAEDGTLAFPRLSADSGPKQQEFFRRTTELWRSRDPLFHPPDAAAFGAPGGAPAPAHQVMPFQQTPYGSSGGPQLASGWYTWYWGDGLNFIFWWRDGLGHTVGVELERMRFIADIVGALPDTGWDQRLPERIALMDSQGRVLYQWGHYEPAAAERPFVTCALSPPLSGWSLSYYAPADFTPAAGGRSVWFNLTAGGAAAALALIGLAAYFYRESSREMREAAQRVTFVNQVSHELKTPLTNIRMYAELLEEELADNPRCARSLGVIVSESQRLSRLIGNILTFGRKQRRKLVLHPGEGRVEDTVRAVLERTGPALEARGIAVRFDSTDSAQVRFDSDAVEQILNNLISNVEKYAADGGYLGINLRREDETTVLTVEDRGPGIPQGEFERVFQPFYRLSNKVSDGVTGTGIGLSLSRELALLHGGCLHIVRGDGGAVFEVQLHTPAGSGESA